In Epinephelus fuscoguttatus linkage group LG6, E.fuscoguttatus.final_Chr_v1, the DNA window TACCCACCTAAATGAGTCTTACACCGCGGACAAGTGGCCACCGTCCATGCGAACCCCGGGAACCAGGAGAAGTGTTTATCTGCCGGCCAGTGCTGGGTAACGTCCGCTTTCCTGAAGGTAATCACCTCAAACTGGTGTCCGTGGGGGTTTTCGAAAAGCTGGATGTTAACCCTTCGGCCCCCGATCGACGTGTCGTTGCGGCTGGCGAGCGCCAGCTGGCTGGGGACGAAGTGGATGTCCGCGCCGACCGCCAGCTCGTGCCCGCACGCCCTGCACAGTATCAGGGTGGCGGCGCTGCTGGTCGCCCCCTCCTCCGCCGCAGCAGCACACCCCTCAACTGGCTGGTACGCGGCGGGataaaacagcaacacaaaggAAATATACTGCATTATAATTATTAACGTCTCCAGCTGCTTCACCAGCCGCCACAGGCTCCACTGGTGCATCATTGCCGCCTCGCACGCACATGGAAGGCTAATCTCAAActagttagctgctagctgtttTTAGCTGAGGTTAGCTAACATCGATCAGTGCCGTTTGATTATCGAATACCAATCAATAGTGCGTCAGATTTGCCCATTACGCATATTAACTCGGACAGGAAGTACGAATctgcagtgtaaacacacaaatatacgGTGATTAGTGAACTTAAGAAGCTGCTAGCCAGTAAGGTGTTCGTTAGCTCGATGCTAACTGTTGGGCGGAATTGTTGATATCTCAACCATTTCCTTCTCAAACTTTTGGGCGGAAGTGCCGTCATCCCGACCATTTCCTTCTCTGAAACTgcgcacacagaaacaaaacacaaaaatgaaaaactttAGTTAACTTCAGTTAAGTTAGAATTAGTTACGTTCAAAGAG includes these proteins:
- the si:ch211-51h9.7 gene encoding protein cereblon yields the protein MMHQWSLWRLVKQLETLIIIMQYISFVLLFYPAAYQPVEGCAAAAEEGATSSAATLILCRACGHELAVGADIHFVPSQLALASRNDTSIGGRRVNIQLFENPHGHQFEVITFRKADVTQHWPADKHFSWFPGFAWTVATCPRCKTHLGWAFQPSDWPDTITKTKFDESAHTFLALITHRLLREDFASSLLMTPKSFMS